One part of the Syntrophomonadaceae bacterium genome encodes these proteins:
- the plsX gene encoding phosphate acyltransferase PlsX has translation MKIAVDAMGGDNAPAEIVKGAVEAARSGIADVLLVGNELQVQAELARHPKLHNLSIVHASEVIEMDEPPATALRKKKNSSIMVATRLVKDGEAGGLVSAGSTGAQVSAALLGLGRIPGIQRPAIATVLPTLRGGKLMLDVGANTDCKPQNLLQFALMGSIYANRVMGISDPKIGLLNIGTEINKGNELTQAAYELLAAAPINFIGNYEARDIPSGEADVIVCDGFVGNSILKFGEGLIISLFSMLQAEMAGSMRTRLGAALMLPGFKSIKKKLEYEEYGGAPLLGVQGVSIICHGSSKAKAITNAVRLAVQCRTNRFADQLYDVMNLEEVKDE, from the coding sequence ATGAAAATTGCTGTGGACGCCATGGGCGGGGACAATGCCCCTGCAGAAATCGTTAAAGGCGCGGTAGAAGCTGCCCGTTCGGGTATTGCAGATGTCTTGCTGGTAGGCAATGAATTGCAGGTGCAAGCGGAATTGGCCCGGCACCCCAAACTGCACAATCTGTCAATCGTTCATGCCAGCGAGGTTATTGAAATGGATGAACCTCCGGCCACTGCATTAAGAAAGAAAAAAAACTCATCGATCATGGTGGCTACCCGTTTAGTTAAAGACGGGGAGGCCGGCGGGCTCGTATCTGCTGGCAGTACCGGAGCCCAGGTGTCTGCCGCCCTGCTTGGTCTGGGCAGGATCCCTGGCATCCAGCGGCCGGCTATAGCCACGGTTCTTCCTACTTTGCGCGGAGGCAAACTGATGCTTGATGTAGGCGCCAATACAGACTGCAAACCTCAAAACCTGCTGCAATTCGCTTTAATGGGCAGCATCTATGCTAACCGGGTAATGGGAATAAGTGATCCGAAAATCGGTTTGTTGAATATTGGCACGGAAATTAACAAAGGGAATGAATTAACCCAAGCCGCTTATGAACTGCTGGCAGCAGCGCCCATAAATTTTATCGGCAATTATGAGGCCAGAGATATCCCCAGCGGAGAGGCAGATGTGATTGTTTGTGACGGATTTGTAGGCAACAGCATCCTGAAATTTGGCGAAGGCTTGATCATATCATTGTTCAGCATGCTGCAGGCGGAAATGGCAGGGTCCATGCGCACCCGCCTTGGGGCTGCCCTGATGCTGCCAGGGTTTAAATCAATAAAAAAGAAGTTAGAGTATGAGGAATATGGTGGAGCGCCCCTCCTGGGGGTTCAAGGGGTAAGCATCATCTGCCATGGCAGTTCCAAAGCCAAAGCGATTACCAATGCAGTGCGCTTAGCCGTACAGTGCCGGACAAACCGGTTTGCAGATCAGCTTTACGATGTTATGAATCTGGAGGAAGTGAAAGATGAGTAG
- the rpmF gene encoding 50S ribosomal protein L32 has translation MGVPKRKHSKARTASRRAEWLKIDGPGLSKCPQCHELKMPHRVCPECGYYKEKQVVKVKQ, from the coding sequence TTGGGAGTACCCAAGAGAAAGCACTCTAAGGCCCGTACTGCTTCACGACGCGCTGAGTGGCTTAAAATTGACGGGCCTGGTTTATCTAAATGCCCGCAATGCCATGAGCTAAAAATGCCGCATCGGGTCTGTCCGGAATGCGGTTACTACAAAGAAAAGCAGGTTGTAAAAGTTAAGCAGTAG
- a CDS encoding acetate kinase → MKVLVLNCGSSSVKYQLFDIQDEKVLAKGLLERIGLPGASITHRPHGLDKRVVTTEIPDHKAAIKLVFAALIEQGQGVVREVSEIQAIGHRVAHGGDIFPVSVLIDAKSKEGIRKLIELAPLHNPANLLGIESCEELIPGIRQVAVFDTSFHQTMPEKAFIYGLPYEYYSKYSIRRYGFHGTSHKYVAERAAMMLNRPLSELKIITCHLGNGASIAAIAGGRSVDTSMGFTPLEGLAMGTRCGDIDPAIVTFLMEKEGWTPAETNNTLNKKSGVLGISGVSSDFRDLEQAAESGDQRAQLALDVYVYKVKKYIGAYLMALNGLDALVFTAGLGENSPLIRQAVCEGMDFLQMWVDLKKNLVRGEEVDISTSASRGKILVIPTNEELVIARDTAKLAAEPC, encoded by the coding sequence ATGAAGGTACTTGTATTGAATTGCGGCAGTTCTTCCGTTAAATACCAGTTGTTCGATATACAAGATGAAAAGGTCTTAGCAAAAGGCCTGCTTGAGCGAATTGGCCTGCCAGGGGCATCAATCACCCATCGCCCTCATGGTCTGGATAAACGTGTAGTTACAACTGAAATCCCTGACCACAAGGCGGCTATAAAACTTGTTTTTGCAGCTCTGATTGAGCAGGGTCAAGGGGTAGTAAGAGAAGTATCAGAAATTCAGGCTATAGGTCACCGGGTAGCTCATGGTGGTGATATTTTCCCTGTTTCAGTTTTAATTGACGCCAAAAGCAAAGAGGGTATCCGAAAATTGATCGAGCTGGCCCCCTTGCATAACCCAGCCAACCTGCTGGGGATTGAATCCTGCGAGGAGTTGATTCCGGGGATTCGTCAGGTTGCCGTTTTCGATACCTCATTTCACCAGACTATGCCCGAAAAGGCCTTCATCTACGGTTTGCCCTACGAATATTATTCCAAATACTCGATCCGGCGCTATGGCTTCCATGGGACATCCCACAAATATGTGGCGGAACGGGCAGCGATGATGTTGAACCGGCCGCTTAGTGAACTTAAAATTATCACCTGCCACCTTGGCAATGGTGCCAGTATTGCTGCCATAGCCGGGGGCAGGTCGGTTGATACAAGCATGGGCTTCACACCCCTGGAAGGACTAGCCATGGGTACCCGCTGCGGAGATATTGACCCGGCCATTGTCACCTTTCTGATGGAAAAGGAAGGCTGGACTCCGGCTGAGACCAACAACACCTTGAACAAGAAAAGCGGTGTTTTGGGGATTTCCGGAGTTAGCAGCGATTTCCGCGATCTGGAGCAAGCCGCGGAGAGTGGGGACCAAAGGGCACAGCTGGCTTTAGATGTATATGTTTATAAGGTAAAGAAATATATAGGGGCTTATCTAATGGCCTTGAATGGCCTGGATGCCCTGGTATTTACCGCTGGCTTGGGAGAAAATTCTCCCCTGATCCGGCAAGCTGTTTGCGAGGGGATGGATTTCTTGCAGATGTGGGTCGACTTGAAAAAGAACCTGGTGCGGGGGGAAGAAGTAGACATATCTACCAGTGCATCCCGAGGCAAGATCCTGGTTATTCCCACCAATGAGGAACTGGTAATTGCCAGGGACACTGCAAAACTGGCTGCCGAACCATGTTGA
- the fapR gene encoding transcription factor FapR, whose protein sequence is MGKGLSRECRQKQLEEYLRANPLATDEDLSNFFHVSVPTIRLDRLSLGIPEMRERLKAVANHTQTEVRSLARNELIGELLDLELGLTALSSLTVLPEMVLSRTKVARGHYLFAQANSLAVALIDSETVLTGSARVRYKRPVLLGERVLAKAVVKVKKGSTYLISVYSKVEREIVFKGQFIVSDLAKRSSGGMID, encoded by the coding sequence ATGGGCAAGGGCTTATCCAGAGAATGCAGGCAAAAACAGCTGGAAGAGTATTTGCGGGCTAATCCTCTGGCCACTGATGAGGATTTGTCCAACTTCTTCCATGTCAGTGTACCAACAATCCGGCTAGACAGGTTGTCCCTGGGGATTCCTGAAATGAGGGAAAGGTTGAAAGCAGTTGCTAATCATACCCAGACAGAGGTCCGGTCCCTAGCCCGAAATGAGCTGATTGGCGAACTGTTAGACTTGGAACTTGGACTGACTGCCCTTTCCTCATTGACTGTCCTGCCAGAAATGGTTTTATCCCGGACTAAGGTAGCCCGGGGACACTATTTGTTTGCACAGGCAAACTCCCTGGCGGTTGCTTTGATTGACTCCGAAACCGTGTTAACCGGCAGCGCCAGGGTGCGATATAAAAGACCTGTTTTACTGGGTGAACGGGTATTGGCCAAGGCCGTTGTCAAGGTTAAAAAAGGAAGCACCTACCTGATCTCTGTCTATTCCAAGGTGGAAAGGGAAATTGTCTTTAAGGGCCAGTTTATTGTTTCGGATTTAGCTAAGCGCAGTTCAGGGGGCATGATTGATTGA
- the ylbJ gene encoding sporulation integral membrane protein YlbJ gives MNNLKTVLWLILSLGMLVVIIFYPKDIFAASLRGLNAWWTVVLPALLPFFILSEILRGLGVVDFLGVLLDPLMRPLFRVPGRGAFIMVIGYTSGAPIGAALTAKMRAEGLCTKAEGERLLSFTNNASPLFMLVAIAVGMLEDPSLGVLIAGSHYLANLTLGMVLGIAAKKQEKQTWSKGISHSLLLDAFHAMAKAQAANQKAIGHLLTEAVIRSFQTLLLIGGYIILFSVVIQVCSLTGILGVIAWILSKPLQMLGFPPQLITAAVGGLVEMTMGAKMVAEANAPLNLKVLAISFILGWGGLSVHSQVASMIAGTDLGMKTFVKTRIAHGLLAGALSQILLGTHAQPVVLAISNKISFPAYNFWAFWNSALVSLQLMGMSLALLLCLVLGSWLIANVKRLCFGKKY, from the coding sequence ATGAATAATTTAAAAACCGTGCTCTGGCTCATTTTATCCCTAGGGATGCTGGTCGTGATTATATTTTATCCAAAAGACATCTTTGCTGCGTCCCTCCGGGGTTTAAATGCCTGGTGGACCGTTGTGCTTCCAGCTCTCTTGCCTTTTTTTATTCTTTCAGAAATCTTAAGAGGTTTAGGAGTAGTGGACTTTTTGGGAGTCCTGCTAGATCCGCTGATGCGGCCCTTGTTCAGAGTGCCAGGCCGGGGGGCATTTATTATGGTAATTGGTTATACATCTGGCGCCCCCATCGGAGCAGCGCTGACCGCAAAAATGCGGGCAGAAGGTTTATGTACCAAGGCTGAGGGTGAGAGATTATTATCCTTCACCAATAACGCCAGTCCCCTGTTCATGCTGGTGGCAATTGCAGTGGGGATGCTGGAGGACCCCTCATTGGGGGTGTTAATCGCGGGCAGCCACTACCTGGCCAACCTGACACTGGGAATGGTTCTGGGAATAGCAGCAAAGAAACAGGAAAAACAGACCTGGTCAAAAGGGATCAGTCATTCTTTATTACTTGACGCCTTTCATGCGATGGCAAAAGCCCAAGCTGCCAACCAAAAAGCCATTGGTCATCTCCTCACAGAGGCCGTTATAAGATCTTTTCAGACCCTCTTACTCATCGGCGGATACATAATTCTCTTCTCAGTTGTCATTCAGGTCTGCAGCCTGACGGGCATCCTGGGGGTAATTGCGTGGATCCTATCAAAGCCACTGCAAATGCTGGGCTTTCCGCCTCAATTGATTACTGCTGCCGTCGGCGGACTGGTGGAAATGACCATGGGCGCTAAAATGGTGGCAGAAGCAAATGCACCCCTTAATCTAAAAGTCCTGGCAATCAGTTTCATCCTTGGATGGGGTGGCCTTTCAGTCCATAGCCAGGTTGCCAGCATGATCGCTGGAACTGACCTGGGGATGAAAACCTTCGTAAAAACAAGGATTGCCCACGGCCTCCTGGCCGGTGCCCTTTCCCAGATCCTTCTTGGCACTCATGCCCAGCCCGTAGTCCTCGCTATAAGCAATAAGATCAGCTTCCCGGCATACAATTTTTGGGCATTTTGGAACAGCGCACTTGTCAGCCTCCAATTAATGGGGATGTCCCTGGCACTGCTTCTTTGCCTGGTCCTGGGAAGCTGGTTGATTGCAAATGTGAAGAGACTCTGTTTTGGCAAAAAATATTAG
- a CDS encoding ketoacyl-ACP synthase III, translated as MSSHPRPVGIVGVGMYVPPQVVTNKEFEKILDTSDEWIVSRTGIRERRRACQEIATSDLCLEAAVMALKDAGVVAEEVDLIIVGTLTPDYLFPATACIVQKRLGATRAAAFDLEAGCTGFVYGLTVGQQFIAAGMYRTVLVIGAEILSRVSNWADRSTCVLFGDGAGAVVLQAVPEGFGILSSTLGSDGDLEEVLIQPGGGARIPASLESVQQGLHTIHMRGSDVFKFAVRVMGEAALEAIEKAGLTKDQIDFLIPHQANNRIVEAALRRLDLPWEKVYLNLDRYGNMSAASVPVALYEALREGKIKQGDIVVLVAFGAGLTWAASVIRWWKEERR; from the coding sequence ATGAGTAGCCATCCACGCCCTGTCGGCATTGTTGGAGTTGGCATGTACGTTCCGCCCCAAGTTGTAACAAATAAAGAATTTGAGAAAATACTGGACACATCTGATGAGTGGATTGTTTCTCGCACCGGAATCAGGGAACGGCGTCGCGCCTGCCAGGAAATTGCTACTTCTGATTTATGTTTGGAGGCTGCCGTGATGGCACTGAAAGATGCCGGGGTTGTAGCGGAAGAAGTAGATTTGATTATTGTAGGAACTCTCACGCCAGATTATCTTTTTCCTGCAACTGCTTGCATAGTACAAAAAAGACTTGGCGCAACAAGAGCAGCTGCTTTTGACCTGGAGGCAGGGTGCACAGGCTTTGTTTATGGATTAACCGTAGGGCAGCAGTTCATTGCTGCAGGAATGTACAGGACTGTATTGGTCATTGGGGCGGAAATATTGAGCAGGGTATCCAACTGGGCGGATCGGAGCACTTGCGTCCTGTTTGGCGATGGAGCTGGAGCGGTGGTTTTGCAGGCTGTACCTGAAGGCTTCGGTATCCTTTCCAGCACTTTAGGGTCTGATGGCGATCTGGAAGAAGTTTTAATCCAGCCTGGCGGCGGAGCAAGAATACCTGCCTCATTGGAATCTGTCCAACAGGGTTTGCATACTATCCATATGCGGGGCAGCGATGTATTTAAATTCGCAGTCAGGGTAATGGGTGAGGCGGCATTGGAAGCAATTGAGAAAGCTGGCCTGACCAAAGATCAAATCGACTTTCTAATCCCCCATCAAGCCAATAACCGTATTGTTGAAGCAGCCCTCCGGCGTTTAGATTTGCCTTGGGAAAAAGTTTATCTTAATCTTGATCGCTATGGCAATATGTCAGCTGCCTCTGTTCCAGTTGCCCTGTATGAGGCCTTAAGGGAGGGGAAAATAAAACAGGGAGATATAGTTGTGCTGGTTGCCTTTGGCGCAGGATTAACATGGGCGGCAAGTGTGATTCGCTGGTGGAAAGAGGAAAGGAGGTAA
- a CDS encoding DUF177 domain-containing protein, translated as MRISFAQLKRHPGRTLPLKLNRSLPPMEVLGMEVEFSGPAEVDGEMGLNETVLTVSGQIRADLVLSCGRCLEKYHLPLEVSFVERFVPAAHASDDEDLVECRVYREDEVDLEPVVIENIILALPMQYLCSLDCRGICPDCGVNLNNQECHCLREEPDARFSVLSKLLPRNN; from the coding sequence ATGAGAATATCCTTTGCGCAGCTTAAACGCCATCCTGGCAGGACACTCCCGCTTAAACTAAACCGATCATTGCCGCCCATGGAAGTGTTGGGGATGGAAGTGGAGTTTAGCGGTCCTGCAGAGGTTGATGGGGAGATGGGCCTGAACGAAACTGTTCTGACAGTTTCTGGTCAAATCCGCGCCGACTTGGTGCTTAGTTGCGGCCGTTGCCTGGAAAAATACCATCTTCCACTGGAGGTATCCTTTGTGGAGCGCTTTGTTCCCGCTGCCCATGCCTCCGATGATGAGGATCTGGTAGAATGCCGGGTCTACAGGGAAGACGAAGTTGATTTGGAGCCAGTAGTTATAGAAAACATTATTCTGGCCTTGCCCATGCAGTACCTGTGCAGCCTGGATTGCCGCGGCATTTGCCCTGATTGCGGAGTTAATTTGAATAACCAGGAGTGTCACTGCTTGCGGGAGGAACCGGATGCCAGGTTTTCTGTTCTTTCCAAATTACTGCCGCGGAACAATTAA